One Micromonospora craniellae genomic region harbors:
- a CDS encoding glutamate-5-semialdehyde dehydrogenase, whose protein sequence is MSVSEQARRARTAAEALAVATRTAKDAALHAMADALVARTPEILTANEADLAAGREAGLSAAVLDRLALDEGRVAGIADALRQMAGLPDPVGEVVRGSTLPNGLELRQIRVPFGVVGIIYEARPNVTVDAAGICLKSGNAALLRGSSSAAHSNAALVTVLRDAIADAGLPADTVQLLDAASRDSVKELMRARGLVDVLIPRGGASLIRTVVEESTVPVIETGVGNCHVYVDSAADPVKAVSIALNAKTQRLSTCNTAESLLVHRDVADAVLPPMLVAFAEAGVTVHGDARTAAYSDAVVAATDEDFATEYLSADISVAVVDSLDAAVAHIRLYGSGHTEAIVTDSQSAAREFVARVDAAAVMVNASTRFTDGGEFGFGAEIGISTQKLHARGPMGLPELTSTKYVVTGDGHLRG, encoded by the coding sequence ATGAGCGTGAGCGAGCAGGCCCGACGGGCGCGTACGGCGGCAGAGGCGTTGGCCGTGGCGACGCGTACGGCCAAGGACGCGGCGCTGCACGCGATGGCCGACGCGCTGGTGGCGCGTACGCCGGAGATCCTCACCGCGAACGAGGCGGACCTGGCGGCCGGGCGGGAGGCCGGGCTGAGCGCGGCCGTGCTGGACCGGCTCGCCCTCGACGAGGGTCGAGTGGCCGGCATCGCCGACGCGCTACGCCAGATGGCCGGGCTGCCCGACCCGGTGGGCGAGGTGGTCCGCGGCTCGACCCTGCCCAACGGGCTGGAGCTGCGGCAGATCCGGGTGCCGTTCGGCGTGGTCGGGATCATCTACGAGGCCCGGCCGAACGTGACCGTGGACGCCGCCGGCATCTGCCTGAAGTCGGGCAACGCGGCTCTGCTGCGCGGTTCCTCGTCGGCCGCACACTCCAACGCGGCGCTGGTGACGGTGCTGCGGGACGCGATCGCCGATGCCGGGTTGCCCGCCGACACGGTGCAGTTGCTCGACGCCGCCTCGCGCGACTCGGTCAAGGAGTTGATGCGGGCCCGGGGGCTGGTGGACGTGCTGATCCCGCGCGGCGGCGCGTCGCTGATCCGGACCGTGGTCGAGGAGTCGACGGTGCCGGTGATCGAGACCGGGGTGGGCAACTGCCACGTCTACGTGGACTCCGCCGCCGACCCGGTCAAGGCCGTGTCGATCGCGCTGAACGCCAAGACGCAACGTCTGTCCACCTGCAACACCGCCGAGTCGCTGCTGGTGCACCGGGACGTGGCGGACGCCGTACTGCCTCCGATGCTGGTGGCGTTCGCCGAGGCCGGGGTGACCGTGCACGGCGACGCCCGGACGGCGGCGTACTCCGACGCGGTGGTCGCCGCGACCGACGAGGACTTCGCCACCGAGTACCTCTCGGCCGACATCTCGGTGGCCGTGGTCGACTCGCTCGACGCGGCGGTGGCGCACATCCGGCTCTACGGCAGCGGCCACACCGAGGCGATCGTCACCGACTCGCAGTCGGCCGCCCGGGAGTTCGTGGCCCGGGTGGACGCGGCGGCCGTGATGGTCAACGCGTCGACGCGGTTCACCGACGGCGGCGAGTTCGGCTTCGGCGCCGAGATCGGCATCTCCACCCAGAAGCTGCACGCCCGTGGCCCGATGGGCCTGCCCGAGCTGACCAGCACCAAGTACGTGGTCACCGGGGACGGTCACCTGCGTGGCTGA
- the nuoB gene encoding NADH-quinone oxidoreductase subunit B — MQLPAVLGEPIKFVLNWGRRYSLWVFNFGLACCAIEFIATSMSRHDFMRLGVIPFAHGPRQADLMVVSGTVTDKMAPAIKRLYDQMPEPKYVISFGACSNCGGPYWDSYSVTKGVDQLIPVDVYVPGCPPRPEALLHGILRLQEKIAAEQSGIGGVPRPDPLAPPVDAPPADVAPPVDAPPADGAPPRDAASLTAPPVRPPTP; from the coding sequence GTGCAGCTACCGGCGGTGCTCGGCGAGCCGATCAAGTTCGTGCTCAACTGGGGCCGGCGGTATTCGCTCTGGGTCTTCAACTTCGGGTTGGCCTGCTGCGCCATCGAGTTCATCGCGACCAGCATGTCCCGGCACGACTTCATGCGGCTCGGCGTGATCCCGTTCGCGCACGGGCCCCGCCAGGCCGACCTGATGGTGGTCTCCGGCACGGTCACCGACAAGATGGCCCCGGCGATCAAGCGGCTCTACGACCAGATGCCCGAGCCCAAGTACGTCATCTCGTTCGGTGCCTGCTCCAACTGCGGCGGCCCGTACTGGGACTCGTACTCGGTGACCAAGGGCGTCGACCAGCTCATCCCGGTCGACGTGTACGTGCCGGGCTGCCCGCCCCGGCCGGAGGCGCTGCTGCACGGCATCCTCCGCCTTCAGGAGAAGATCGCCGCCGAGCAGTCCGGCATCGGCGGCGTACCCCGCCCCGACCCGCTCGCCCCACCCGTGGACGCGCCGCCCGCCGACGTCGCCCCGCCGGTCGACGCACCGCCCGCCGATGGTGCGCCACCCCGCGACGCGGCCTCGCTCACCGCCCCGCCGGTACGGCCGCCGACCCCCTGA
- a CDS encoding alpha/beta fold hydrolase, translating to MKPATLWPDRLLPAPSMPPPWPGRKVVLDGTVTYVRETPATGPDADPALYVHGLGGSSQNWTDLAGLLADRLDGQAIDLPGFGRSEPGLRYTLPSFADRVIRWIEHSDRGPVHLFGNSLGGAISVRVAALRPDLVRTLTLVSPALPFLDFRRSLQGRMLPLLAIPRAERLAAWRLAQMAPEVMAQQVMEACVADLSRISEQRRQEAVEEIRVRYEATHYAAAYVRTFRGIVSSFLRSYLPGSGSLWRMARSVGTRTLVVGGRQDRLVDVRVAPQTARVIPDSRLLMLDGVGHVAQLEVPRVVARAVVGLLTESEDCAREG from the coding sequence GTGAAGCCCGCCACCCTCTGGCCCGATCGGTTGTTGCCCGCGCCCTCGATGCCACCGCCCTGGCCGGGCCGGAAGGTTGTCCTGGACGGCACCGTGACGTACGTCCGGGAGACGCCGGCCACCGGCCCGGACGCGGACCCGGCGCTGTACGTGCACGGCCTGGGCGGATCGTCGCAGAACTGGACGGACCTGGCCGGCCTGCTCGCCGACCGTCTCGACGGCCAGGCGATCGACCTGCCGGGGTTCGGGCGCAGCGAGCCGGGTCTGCGGTACACCCTGCCGTCCTTCGCGGACCGGGTGATCCGTTGGATCGAGCACTCCGACCGGGGCCCGGTGCACCTGTTCGGCAACTCGCTGGGCGGGGCGATCTCGGTCCGGGTGGCCGCGCTGCGGCCGGATCTGGTGCGGACGCTGACCCTGGTGTCGCCGGCCCTGCCGTTCCTCGACTTCCGGCGGTCGTTGCAGGGTCGGATGTTGCCGCTGCTGGCGATCCCCCGGGCCGAGCGGCTGGCCGCCTGGCGGCTGGCCCAGATGGCGCCGGAGGTGATGGCGCAGCAGGTGATGGAGGCGTGCGTGGCCGACCTCAGCCGGATCTCCGAGCAGCGCCGGCAGGAGGCGGTGGAGGAGATCCGGGTGCGGTACGAGGCGACCCACTACGCCGCCGCGTACGTCCGCACGTTCCGGGGGATCGTCTCCAGTTTCCTGCGGTCGTACCTGCCGGGGTCGGGGTCACTGTGGCGGATGGCCCGCTCGGTGGGGACGCGCACGCTGGTGGTCGGCGGGCGGCAGGACCGGCTGGTCGACGTACGCGTGGCCCCTCAGACCGCGCGGGTCATTCCGGACAGTCGACTGTTGATGCTCGACGGGGTCGGGCACGTCGCGCAGTTGGAGGTGCCGCGCGTGGTGGCGCGGGCCGTGGTCGGCCTTCTCACCGAGTCGGAGGACTGCGCTCGGGAGGGATGA
- a CDS encoding MGMT family protein has translation MTPDEYVEAVLELVDRIPPGRVMSYGGVADALTERSGRASARLVGSIMARQGGAVGWHRVVNATGAMPPRLAAEARARWLSEGTPLRAGRVDMRVAQWRPGEGM, from the coding sequence GTGACACCAGACGAGTACGTCGAGGCGGTACTGGAGCTCGTCGACCGGATACCGCCGGGCCGGGTGATGTCGTACGGCGGGGTCGCCGACGCGCTCACCGAGCGCTCCGGGCGGGCGTCCGCCCGGCTGGTCGGATCGATCATGGCTCGACAGGGTGGCGCCGTCGGATGGCACCGGGTGGTCAACGCCACAGGTGCGATGCCGCCCCGGCTCGCCGCCGAGGCGCGGGCGCGCTGGCTGAGCGAGGGTACGCCGCTGCGCGCGGGCCGGGTCGACATGCGGGTGGCGCAGTGGCGGCCCGGAGAGGGGATGTGA
- a CDS encoding pyridoxal phosphate-dependent decarboxylase family protein encodes MIDESGSALPTHGVPAERVLAEIRSLRAGDRPTHGGRLFAYVYDAAVAGLDELAAAAYAESAHVNGLDPTAFPSLLAMENALAGAAARVLGGGPGTSAPEVVGSVTSGGTESLILAVKAARDARPEVTAPRIVVPASAHAAFAKAAHYLRVELDTVPVDPATLRPSVADVAAAIRPETVLVACSAPSYAHGVVDPVAQIAETAAKAGVRCHVDACFGGWTLPYLRRLGVEVPAFDFAVAGVTSISVDLHKYAYAPKGVSVLLHRDPGLRAPQYFAYADWPGYTIVNPVISSTRSGGPIAAAYATLRHLGDDGYLELARRTREAVRVLADAVRGVDGLRLVAEPESTVVCLTATESGPDLFVLVDELAARGWHTQPQLTYAGLPRSVHLTVTAAVAPTAAEFGADLAEAVAAADAAGPVALPPELLTLAGSLTPEALTADMVAGLAAGLGLGGGGLPERMAPVNTLLDAAPPALRERLLVEFVSLLQRPSY; translated from the coding sequence ATGATCGACGAGAGCGGGTCGGCACTGCCGACGCACGGGGTACCGGCGGAACGGGTGTTGGCGGAGATCCGCAGCCTGCGGGCGGGGGACCGGCCGACGCACGGTGGGCGGCTCTTCGCGTACGTGTACGACGCCGCCGTCGCCGGGCTGGACGAGTTGGCCGCTGCGGCGTACGCCGAGAGCGCGCACGTCAACGGCTTGGACCCGACCGCCTTCCCGTCGCTGCTGGCAATGGAGAACGCGCTGGCCGGCGCGGCGGCACGGGTGCTGGGCGGCGGGCCCGGCACGAGCGCGCCGGAGGTGGTCGGCAGTGTCACCAGCGGCGGCACCGAATCGCTGATCCTGGCCGTCAAGGCCGCCCGTGACGCCCGGCCCGAGGTCACCGCACCCCGGATCGTGGTGCCGGCCAGCGCCCACGCCGCGTTCGCCAAGGCCGCCCACTACCTGCGGGTGGAACTCGACACCGTACCGGTCGACCCGGCCACGCTACGGCCCTCGGTCGCCGACGTGGCCGCCGCGATCAGGCCGGAGACCGTGCTGGTGGCCTGCTCCGCTCCCTCGTACGCGCACGGTGTGGTCGACCCGGTGGCGCAGATCGCCGAGACGGCCGCGAAGGCCGGGGTGCGCTGCCACGTGGACGCCTGCTTCGGCGGGTGGACCCTGCCGTACCTGCGTCGCCTCGGCGTCGAGGTGCCCGCGTTCGACTTCGCCGTCGCCGGGGTCACCTCGATCTCGGTGGACCTGCACAAGTACGCATACGCGCCGAAGGGCGTCTCGGTGCTGCTGCACCGCGATCCGGGGCTGCGCGCCCCGCAGTACTTCGCGTACGCCGACTGGCCCGGGTACACGATCGTCAACCCGGTGATCTCCTCCACCCGGTCCGGCGGCCCGATCGCCGCCGCGTACGCCACGCTGCGGCACCTTGGCGACGACGGCTACCTGGAGTTGGCCCGCCGGACCCGGGAGGCGGTACGCGTACTGGCCGACGCGGTGCGCGGCGTGGACGGGCTGCGGCTGGTCGCCGAGCCGGAGTCGACCGTGGTCTGCCTCACCGCCACCGAGTCCGGCCCCGACCTGTTCGTCCTGGTCGACGAGTTGGCCGCGCGGGGTTGGCACACCCAGCCCCAGCTCACGTACGCCGGTCTGCCGCGCAGTGTGCACCTGACGGTGACCGCGGCGGTCGCGCCCACGGCGGCGGAGTTCGGCGCCGACCTGGCCGAGGCGGTCGCGGCGGCCGACGCGGCCGGTCCGGTCGCGCTGCCGCCGGAACTGCTCACGCTGGCCGGGTCGCTCACCCCGGAGGCACTCACCGCCGACATGGTCGCCGGGTTGGCCGCCGGGTTGGGCCTCGGCGGCGGTGGGCTGCCGGAGCGGATGGCCCCGGTGAACACCCTGCTGGACGCCGCGCCACCGGCGTTGCGGGAGCGTCTGCTGGTGGAGTTCGTCAGCCTGCTGCAACGCCCGTCCTACTGA
- the proB gene encoding glutamate 5-kinase, whose translation MGRPPGRTAPTTQNRRVRDAVTAARRVVVKIGSSSLTTATGGLDDGRVDALVDALGTRTAGGREVVLVSSGAIAAGLAPLGLSRRPRDLATQQAAASVGQGLLIGRYAAAFARHGRTVGQVLLTVDDVTRRAHYRNAYRTLRKLLDLRAVPIVNENDTVATEEIRFGDNDRLAALVAALVDADLLVLLSDVDALWTGNPSRPGARRIAEVRDESDLAGVDIGGAGRAGVGTGGMVTKVEAARIATGFGIPVVLTSAPQAVAALAGEPVGTFFHPSLSRPAARLFWLAHATAPRGRLHLDPGAVAAVVGRRKSLLPAGITAVDGAFTAGDPVDLVDTSGAPVARGLVNYDAVELPGLLGRSTSDLAAALGPAYEREVVHRDDLVLL comes from the coding sequence ATGGGAAGGCCGCCGGGCCGCACCGCGCCGACCACGCAGAATAGGCGGGTGCGTGACGCGGTAACGGCGGCCCGGCGGGTCGTTGTCAAGATCGGTTCCTCCTCGTTGACCACCGCCACGGGCGGTCTGGACGACGGGCGGGTGGACGCATTGGTCGACGCCCTCGGGACGCGGACGGCCGGCGGGCGTGAGGTCGTGCTGGTCTCGTCCGGCGCGATCGCCGCCGGCCTGGCCCCGCTCGGGCTCTCCCGGCGACCACGTGACCTGGCCACCCAGCAGGCCGCCGCGAGCGTCGGTCAGGGCCTGCTGATCGGGCGGTACGCCGCCGCCTTCGCCCGGCACGGCCGGACCGTCGGGCAGGTGCTGCTCACCGTCGACGACGTGACCCGGCGGGCGCACTACCGCAACGCGTACCGCACGCTGCGCAAGCTCCTCGACCTGCGGGCGGTGCCGATCGTCAACGAGAACGACACGGTGGCCACCGAGGAGATCCGGTTCGGTGACAACGACCGGCTGGCCGCGCTGGTGGCCGCGCTGGTCGACGCCGATCTGCTGGTGCTCCTCTCCGACGTCGACGCGCTCTGGACCGGCAACCCGTCGCGTCCCGGCGCCCGCCGGATCGCCGAGGTACGCGACGAGTCGGACCTGGCCGGTGTCGACATCGGCGGCGCCGGACGGGCCGGAGTCGGCACCGGCGGCATGGTGACCAAGGTCGAGGCGGCCCGGATCGCCACCGGATTCGGCATCCCGGTGGTGCTGACCTCCGCGCCGCAGGCGGTCGCGGCGCTGGCCGGTGAGCCCGTCGGCACGTTCTTCCACCCCAGTCTCAGCCGCCCGGCCGCACGGCTGTTCTGGCTGGCCCATGCCACCGCGCCCCGGGGACGGCTGCACCTCGACCCGGGCGCGGTCGCCGCGGTGGTGGGCCGCCGCAAGTCGCTGTTGCCGGCCGGGATCACCGCCGTCGACGGGGCGTTCACCGCCGGTGACCCGGTGGACCTGGTCGACACCTCCGGCGCGCCGGTCGCCCGAGGGCTGGTCAACTACGACGCGGTCGAACTGCCCGGCCTGCTCGGCCGGTCCACCTCGGACCTTGCCGCGGCGCTCGGCCCGGCGTACGAACGAGAGGTCGTCCACCGCGACGACCTCGTACTGCTGTGA
- a CDS encoding MFS transporter, with product MNASPGGAGPSTGSAPGPSAGSAPGRTSGLPRRVHAGYALGSLATGAFGTVPGLLLLPYLTDTLGVAAGVAALLVLLPKAWDVLVNPVAGRISDRTRSRWGARRPYLLVAGLALAVLFGSIFAAPFGAGPAAGAYVAIAFLATATAFAFFQVPYVAMPAELTDDYADRTRMMTWRIAVLALAILVAGAVAPLVRDAAGGGVPGHRWMGVFVAALIAVGAVGAFLGTRSAPQGSVGESEPSLRAQLAVAGRNRPFRALLLCFVVQSAGVATILAGVQYFADQILRDPTTGPTLLFLCFVGPALVVMPLWSRVGARLGKLAALVAASLILTAGGLALVTAPVLPAVVVYLLVAVLGVGYAGQQVFALAMLPDCIAYDTARTGRRQAGVFTGLWTAGETFGLALGPGIFGLVLALTGYVSSTTGAAAVQSDTARLGVLLGFTILPALLIGLATTLLRPYNLTPTPTPTPSTSGTSGADHGVVAGTKAAENHGKGTTTP from the coding sequence ATGAACGCGTCGCCGGGTGGAGCCGGCCCATCGACAGGCTCCGCGCCTGGCCCCTCGGCCGGGTCGGCGCCTGGCCGCACATCCGGGTTGCCGCGCAGGGTGCACGCCGGGTACGCGCTCGGCTCGCTGGCCACGGGAGCCTTCGGCACCGTGCCGGGGCTGCTGCTGTTGCCGTACCTCACCGACACGCTCGGCGTGGCCGCCGGGGTGGCGGCCCTGCTGGTGCTGCTGCCTAAGGCATGGGACGTGCTGGTCAACCCGGTGGCCGGGCGGATCTCCGACCGGACCCGGTCGCGGTGGGGCGCCCGCCGACCGTACCTGCTCGTCGCCGGGTTGGCGCTGGCCGTGCTGTTCGGCTCGATCTTCGCCGCGCCGTTCGGCGCCGGGCCGGCCGCCGGCGCGTACGTGGCGATCGCCTTCCTGGCCACGGCCACCGCGTTCGCCTTCTTCCAGGTGCCGTACGTGGCGATGCCGGCCGAGCTGACCGACGACTACGCCGACCGTACCCGGATGATGACCTGGCGGATCGCGGTGCTGGCGCTGGCCATCCTGGTCGCCGGTGCGGTGGCCCCGCTGGTCCGTGACGCCGCCGGTGGTGGCGTGCCGGGGCACCGCTGGATGGGCGTGTTCGTGGCCGCGCTGATCGCGGTGGGTGCCGTCGGCGCGTTCCTCGGCACCCGGTCGGCCCCGCAGGGCTCGGTCGGGGAGAGCGAGCCGAGCCTGCGCGCCCAACTCGCCGTCGCCGGTCGCAACCGGCCGTTCCGGGCGTTGCTGCTCTGCTTCGTGGTGCAGTCCGCCGGGGTGGCCACGATCCTCGCCGGGGTGCAGTACTTCGCCGACCAGATCCTGCGCGACCCGACCACCGGTCCGACGCTGCTCTTCCTCTGCTTCGTCGGGCCGGCGCTGGTGGTGATGCCGCTGTGGTCGCGGGTGGGCGCCCGGCTGGGCAAGCTGGCCGCGCTGGTGGCCGCCTCGTTGATCCTGACCGCCGGTGGACTGGCGCTGGTCACCGCGCCGGTGCTGCCCGCCGTCGTGGTCTACCTGCTGGTCGCGGTGCTCGGCGTCGGGTACGCCGGTCAGCAGGTGTTCGCGCTGGCCATGCTCCCGGACTGCATCGCGTACGACACGGCCCGCACCGGCCGGCGGCAGGCGGGCGTCTTCACCGGCCTGTGGACGGCCGGCGAGACCTTCGGCCTGGCCCTCGGGCCGGGCATCTTCGGTCTGGTGCTCGCGCTCACCGGCTACGTCTCCTCCACCACCGGCGCCGCCGCGGTCCAGTCCGATACCGCCCGCCTGGGCGTCCTGCTCGGCTTCACCATTCTCCCGGCCCTGCTGATCGGCCTGGCCACCACCCTGCTCCGTCCCTACAACCTGACCCCCACCCCCACCCCCACCCCCAGCACCTCCGGCACCTCCGGTGCCGATCATGGAGTTGTGGCGGGGACGAAAGCCGCGGAGAACCACGGAAAGGGCACCACTACTCCATGA
- a CDS encoding prenyltransferase/squalene oxidase repeat-containing protein, translated as MPVVPRRDQVSAGSVAAVVDIDAAIGFVVAHGDTVERARLSWLRTGTPPPPETLDSAEVGQAPGGGWPASWGDEVASVDATCFRLAELDDLGALGRPAARRALDWLAAGQQRDGCWEEDPALAETAPEWARPGSPEARLYLTANAAFWLTVAGLDARAAGPLDHRVGGAYAGVVHAAGQALAAQLRSDGSWPSFLAVGWLSAAVLHRQQLFYESARIKAVLAERMPQASPADAAWLASTLRRVEVDEQEWTMVAARRRLTDTQRSDGGWSSDDGHQFDVHATLAVIRAFR; from the coding sequence CTGCCCGTTGTACCGAGGCGGGATCAAGTTTCCGCCGGTAGCGTGGCCGCCGTGGTCGACATCGACGCCGCGATCGGATTCGTGGTGGCTCACGGGGACACGGTCGAACGTGCCCGCCTCTCCTGGCTGCGCACCGGCACGCCACCGCCGCCGGAGACGCTGGACAGCGCCGAGGTCGGCCAGGCCCCGGGCGGCGGTTGGCCCGCCTCCTGGGGCGACGAGGTCGCGTCGGTCGACGCGACCTGCTTCCGCCTCGCCGAACTGGACGACCTCGGTGCGCTGGGTCGCCCGGCCGCCCGCCGCGCGCTGGACTGGCTGGCCGCCGGCCAACAGCGCGACGGCTGCTGGGAGGAGGATCCGGCGCTGGCCGAGACCGCCCCGGAGTGGGCCCGGCCGGGCAGCCCGGAGGCGCGGCTCTACCTGACCGCCAACGCCGCCTTCTGGCTCACCGTGGCCGGATTGGACGCCCGTGCCGCCGGGCCGTTGGACCACCGGGTCGGCGGCGCGTACGCCGGGGTGGTGCACGCCGCCGGGCAGGCGCTCGCCGCGCAGCTGCGCTCCGACGGCAGCTGGCCGTCCTTCCTGGCCGTTGGTTGGCTGAGCGCGGCAGTCCTGCACCGGCAGCAGCTGTTCTACGAGTCGGCGCGGATCAAGGCGGTGCTCGCCGAGCGGATGCCGCAGGCGTCCCCGGCCGACGCCGCTTGGCTCGCCTCGACCCTGCGCCGGGTCGAGGTCGACGAGCAGGAGTGGACGATGGTCGCGGCCCGCCGTCGGCTCACCGATACGCAACGCAGCGACGGCGGCTGGAGCAGCGACGACGGGCACCAGTTCGACGTACACGCCACCCTGGCGGTGATCCGGGCCTTCCGTTAG
- a CDS encoding DUF3152 domain-containing protein, translating into MPSSPLNGRPGLPDPPPESRPEGPPPGRRPAARRRRRRLAVTLSVALALTVTVVLRIAPTGDRPTGVAPAGRAYDDTATQPGPAYPTAGVGSFAVAGGQSPVRGLDGPVVSYRVAVEQGAGQDPDAFATEVDTVLGDPRSWIGSGELRVRRVDDPEYADFTVYLATPATSEAMCATGGLSTEGYTSCRLPGEVVINLARWSEAVPDYGAPLAVYRAYVINHEVGHEFGEGHQACPGPGRPAPVMQQQTYGLDGCRANAWPFLDGVRYAGDPAT; encoded by the coding sequence ATGCCGTCTTCGCCCCTCAACGGTCGCCCCGGGCTGCCGGACCCACCGCCGGAATCCCGGCCGGAGGGTCCGCCGCCGGGGCGGCGTCCGGCGGCCCGGCGGCGTCGGCGGCGGCTGGCGGTGACCCTCTCGGTGGCACTGGCCCTGACGGTCACCGTCGTGCTGCGGATCGCGCCGACCGGGGATCGCCCGACCGGCGTGGCACCGGCCGGCCGGGCCTACGACGACACGGCGACGCAACCGGGGCCGGCGTACCCGACGGCGGGCGTGGGCAGCTTCGCGGTGGCCGGCGGCCAGTCCCCGGTACGCGGCCTGGACGGCCCGGTCGTGTCCTACCGGGTGGCCGTCGAGCAGGGCGCCGGCCAGGATCCGGACGCCTTCGCCACCGAGGTCGACACGGTGCTCGGCGACCCGCGTAGCTGGATCGGGTCGGGGGAGCTGCGGGTCCGGCGGGTCGACGACCCGGAGTACGCCGACTTCACCGTCTACCTGGCCACCCCGGCCACCTCCGAGGCGATGTGCGCGACCGGTGGCCTGAGCACCGAGGGCTACACCTCGTGCCGGCTGCCCGGGGAAGTGGTCATCAACCTGGCGCGCTGGTCCGAGGCGGTACCCGACTACGGGGCGCCGCTGGCGGTGTACCGGGCCTACGTGATCAACCACGAGGTCGGCCACGAGTTCGGCGAGGGGCACCAGGCGTGCCCCGGTCCGGGCCGACCGGCGCCGGTTATGCAGCAGCAGACGTACGGCCTGGACGGCTGCCGGGCGAACGCCTGGCCCTTTCTCGACGGCGTGCGGTACGCCGGCGACCCGGCCACCTGA
- a CDS encoding DUF3152 domain-containing protein, with product MTRMRSPAGRRGSRFTGRHSHSLEPVTTTRRRRAVLLRLAVLVVAVGAGAALVTGATRTPAGSADEVTAVTSPPVALSSPVPSTSPGSPSVVVPSPVPVLRESGPVPSSGPGRFDYDDRTGPVLGAAGDARRYRVAVESGAGVDAGEFALAVRAALAGPGSWVDSGRLRLRQVETASRYDFTVYLATATTAGRMCAAGGVDIRIGGRPYTSCRAPGKVIINLDRWRQSVPHYVEAEVPLSLYRAYVINHEVGHELGNRHERCPGRGEPAPVMMQQTLFLKGCVANPWPYLDGKRYAGPPL from the coding sequence ATGACGCGAATGCGCAGTCCTGCTGGTCGTCGTGGATCTCGCTTCACCGGCCGACACAGCCACTCGCTTGAGCCGGTCACGACCACCCGGCGGCGGCGTGCCGTGCTGCTCCGGCTGGCCGTGCTGGTGGTAGCCGTCGGGGCCGGTGCGGCGCTGGTGACCGGCGCGACCCGGACTCCGGCCGGCTCCGCCGACGAGGTGACGGCGGTGACGTCCCCGCCGGTGGCCCTGTCCTCGCCCGTGCCCTCGACTTCGCCCGGGTCGCCGTCGGTGGTCGTCCCGTCGCCCGTGCCGGTGTTGCGGGAGTCCGGGCCGGTCCCATCGTCCGGGCCCGGCCGGTTCGACTACGACGACCGGACCGGGCCGGTGCTGGGTGCGGCCGGTGACGCGCGGCGGTACCGGGTCGCCGTGGAGTCCGGTGCGGGCGTGGACGCGGGCGAGTTCGCCCTCGCGGTCCGGGCGGCGCTGGCGGGTCCGGGAAGCTGGGTGGACAGCGGGCGGCTGCGGTTGCGGCAGGTGGAGACGGCGTCCCGGTACGACTTCACCGTCTATCTGGCGACGGCCACCACGGCGGGGCGGATGTGTGCCGCCGGTGGGGTCGACATCCGGATCGGTGGCCGCCCGTACACCTCGTGCCGGGCCCCGGGAAAGGTGATCATCAACCTGGACCGGTGGCGGCAGTCGGTGCCGCACTACGTCGAGGCCGAGGTTCCGCTCTCGCTCTACCGCGCCTACGTGATCAACCACGAGGTCGGGCACGAGTTGGGCAACCGGCACGAGCGCTGCCCGGGACGCGGTGAACCGGCACCGGTGATGATGCAGCAGACCCTCTTCCTCAAGGGGTGCGTCGCCAACCCCTGGCCGTACCTGGACGGGAAGCGGTACGCCGGTCCTCCGCTGTAA